One genomic window of Carassius gibelio isolate Cgi1373 ecotype wild population from Czech Republic chromosome A10, carGib1.2-hapl.c, whole genome shotgun sequence includes the following:
- the LOC128021160 gene encoding protein ZNRD2 — MALNADDEDFEWEPPSEAEMKVFQARRERQDKISKLMGAYLLKGYKMLGECCELCGTILLQDKQKKNYCVACQELDSDIDKDNPALNAQAALSQVRERQLATQPLPESNGASSSEPLLSIKGQPRPEHCEGAASGLRGPPPAIQPTPLSVPTVSSNFLPPANPPLQTAPPVGSLGNPLHHHPALSSAEEAVLHKLRWATQELQHSVSVEASIQLCSLIRGCAESLRSLKELQVS; from the exons ATGGCCCTAAACGCAG ATGATGAGGACTTTGAGTGGGAGCCTCCGTCCGAGGCCGAGATGAAGGTGTTTCAGGCTCGACGGGAGCGACAGGACAAGATCAGCAAGCTGATGGGAGCCTATCTGCTGAAGGGCTACAAGATGCTGGGGGAGTGCTGTGAGCTGTGTGGG ACAATTCTGCTGCAAGATAAGCAGAAGAAAAATTACTGTGTTGCTTGTCAAGAGCTGGACTCCGATATTGACAAGGACAACCCAG CTTTAAATGCCCAGGCAGCTTTGTCACAGGTACGAGAGCGTCAGCTTGCGACTCAGCCTCTCCCTGAATCTAACGGAGCCTCATCCAGCGAACCCCTTCTCTCCATCAAGGGGCAGCCCCGGCCGGAGCACTGCGAGGGGGCTGCATCTGGACTGAGAGGTCCCCCTCCTGCCATACAGCCCACCCCTCTTTCTGTTCCCACAGTCAGCTCCAACTTTCTGCCACCAGCCAACCCTCCTCTCCAGACTGCACCTCCTGTAGGGTCCTTGGGCAACCCCCTGCACCACCACCCAGCCTTGTCAAGCGCAGAGGAGGCAGTGCTACACAAACTCAGATGGGCCACGCAGGAGCTCCAGCACTCCGTGTCAGTGGAGGCCAGTATCCAGCTCTGCAGTCTGATCCGAGGCTGTGCCGAATCCCTGCGTAGTTTGAAAGAACTGCAGGTCTCATAA